Proteins found in one Micropterus dolomieu isolate WLL.071019.BEF.003 ecotype Adirondacks linkage group LG12, ASM2129224v1, whole genome shotgun sequence genomic segment:
- the LOC123980878 gene encoding signal-regulatory protein beta-2-like isoform X3, producing MVSFVNVILLWSLCVAQHSDISQPVPFQTVKLGDSATIECHIRSEMGKRVWYKTTGKKLQLVVEINSSYNVSVFSAEFHHRYSVRFDKFISNLSISVTTWEDVGTYFCGVMHFDSIKFGPGTFLMLKGAKMISDSVVQQPESQSVQPGDSVTLSCSVHTGHCAAEHVSVMWLKTSDHSAPEMIYSSGNKNDICQRIESGETTCVSNLLMRNLSSDDAGAYCCVVTLCGQILFGNGTRINIHSKTETVTVKYFQFLVNHINDTKPPEQSPTVIALTLSNIILGTVTVFLIWTLCKRKDSTEATDGCSEGNQKPPSQSNLSEIQ from the exons ATGGTGTCCTTTGTGAATGTTATCCTGCTCTGGTCTTTGT GTGTGGCACAGCATAGTGACATCTCTCAGCCGGTTCCTTTCCAAACAGTGAAGCTTGGAGACTCAGCTACTATTGAGTGTCACATAAGGAGTGAGATGGGAAAAAGAGTGTGGTACAAGACTACAGGGAAAAAACTGCAGCTTGTGGTAGAAATAAACTCCAGCTATAATGTGAGTGTATTTAGTGCTGAATTTCATCACCGTTATTCAGTAAGATTTGACAAATTCATCAGTAATCTGAGCATATCTGTAACAACATGGGAGGACGTTGGAACATACTTCTGTGGAGTAATGCACTTTGACAGCATCAAGTTTGGACCAGGAACCTTTTTAATGCTGAAAG GTGCAAAGATGATCAGCGACTCTGTCGTCCAGCAGCCAGAGTCTCAGTCAGTCCAGCCAGGAGACTCTGTGACTCTCAGCTGTTCTGTTCACACTGGCCACTGTGCAGCAGAACACGTTAGTGTCATGTGGCTGAAAACCTCAGATCATTCTGCTCCAGAAATGATTTACTCCTCTGGAAATAAGAATGACATCTGCCAGAGGATTGAGAGCGGAGAAACTACCTGTGTGTCCAACCTTCTCATGAGGAACCTCAGCTCTGATGATGCTGGAGCCTACTGCTGTGTTGTGACTTTGTGTGGACAGATACTGTTTGGAAATGGGACCAGGATTAATATTCACAGTAAGACAGAAACTGTCACTGTAAAATACTTCCAATTCCTAGTAAATCATATAAATG ACACCAAGCCACCTGAACAGAGTCCAACCGTTATCGCACTGACGCTGTCAAACATCATTCTTGGGACTGTGACAGTCTTTCTTATATGGACACTTTGCAAGAGGAAAGATTCCACAG AGGCAACTGATGGATGTTCAGAAGGCAATCAG AAGCCTCCCAGCCAGTCAAACCTCAGTGAGATCCAGTGA
- the LOC123980878 gene encoding signal-regulatory protein beta-2-like isoform X1: MVSFVNVILLWSLCVAQHSDISQPVPFQTVKLGDSATIECHIRSEMGKRVWYKTTGKKLQLVVEINSSYNVSVFSAEFHHRYSVRFDKFISNLSISVTTWEDVGTYFCGVMHFDSIKFGPGTFLMLKGAKMISDSVVQQPESQSVQPGDSVTLSCSVHTGHCAAEHVSVMWLKTSDHSAPEMIYSSGNKNDICQRIESGETTCVSNLLMRNLSSDDAGAYCCVVTLCGQILFGNGTRINIHSKTETVTVKYFQFLVNHINDTKPPEQSPTVIALTLSNIILGTVTVFLIWTLCKRKDSTEATDGCSEGNQTSDAVIYEDLCSVPRSLPASQTSVRSSEDSVVYSDIKYCPQN; encoded by the exons ATGGTGTCCTTTGTGAATGTTATCCTGCTCTGGTCTTTGT GTGTGGCACAGCATAGTGACATCTCTCAGCCGGTTCCTTTCCAAACAGTGAAGCTTGGAGACTCAGCTACTATTGAGTGTCACATAAGGAGTGAGATGGGAAAAAGAGTGTGGTACAAGACTACAGGGAAAAAACTGCAGCTTGTGGTAGAAATAAACTCCAGCTATAATGTGAGTGTATTTAGTGCTGAATTTCATCACCGTTATTCAGTAAGATTTGACAAATTCATCAGTAATCTGAGCATATCTGTAACAACATGGGAGGACGTTGGAACATACTTCTGTGGAGTAATGCACTTTGACAGCATCAAGTTTGGACCAGGAACCTTTTTAATGCTGAAAG GTGCAAAGATGATCAGCGACTCTGTCGTCCAGCAGCCAGAGTCTCAGTCAGTCCAGCCAGGAGACTCTGTGACTCTCAGCTGTTCTGTTCACACTGGCCACTGTGCAGCAGAACACGTTAGTGTCATGTGGCTGAAAACCTCAGATCATTCTGCTCCAGAAATGATTTACTCCTCTGGAAATAAGAATGACATCTGCCAGAGGATTGAGAGCGGAGAAACTACCTGTGTGTCCAACCTTCTCATGAGGAACCTCAGCTCTGATGATGCTGGAGCCTACTGCTGTGTTGTGACTTTGTGTGGACAGATACTGTTTGGAAATGGGACCAGGATTAATATTCACAGTAAGACAGAAACTGTCACTGTAAAATACTTCCAATTCCTAGTAAATCATATAAATG ACACCAAGCCACCTGAACAGAGTCCAACCGTTATCGCACTGACGCTGTCAAACATCATTCTTGGGACTGTGACAGTCTTTCTTATATGGACACTTTGCAAGAGGAAAGATTCCACAG AGGCAACTGATGGATGTTCAGAAGGCAATCAG ACTAGTGATGCAGTTATCTATGAAGATTTGTGTTCTGTTCCCAGAAGCCTCCCAGCCAGTCAAACCTCAGTGAGATCCAGTGAAGActctgtagtttattctgacatCAAATACTGTCCGCAGAACTGA
- the LOC123980878 gene encoding CD226 antigen-like isoform X2 encodes MVSFVNVILLWSLCVAQHSDISQPVPFQTVKLGDSATIECHIRSEMGKRVWYKTTGKKLQLVVEINSSYNVSVFSAEFHHRYSVRFDKFISNLSISVTTWEDVGTYFCGVMHFDSIKFGPGTFLMLKGAKMISDSVVQQPESQSVQPGDSVTLSCSVHTGHCAAEHVSVMWLKTSDHSAPEMIYSSGNKNDICQRIESGETTCVSNLLMRNLSSDDAGAYCCVVTLCGQILFGNGTRINIHNTKPPEQSPTVIALTLSNIILGTVTVFLIWTLCKRKDSTEATDGCSEGNQTSDAVIYEDLCSVPRSLPASQTSVRSSEDSVVYSDIKYCPQN; translated from the exons ATGGTGTCCTTTGTGAATGTTATCCTGCTCTGGTCTTTGT GTGTGGCACAGCATAGTGACATCTCTCAGCCGGTTCCTTTCCAAACAGTGAAGCTTGGAGACTCAGCTACTATTGAGTGTCACATAAGGAGTGAGATGGGAAAAAGAGTGTGGTACAAGACTACAGGGAAAAAACTGCAGCTTGTGGTAGAAATAAACTCCAGCTATAATGTGAGTGTATTTAGTGCTGAATTTCATCACCGTTATTCAGTAAGATTTGACAAATTCATCAGTAATCTGAGCATATCTGTAACAACATGGGAGGACGTTGGAACATACTTCTGTGGAGTAATGCACTTTGACAGCATCAAGTTTGGACCAGGAACCTTTTTAATGCTGAAAG GTGCAAAGATGATCAGCGACTCTGTCGTCCAGCAGCCAGAGTCTCAGTCAGTCCAGCCAGGAGACTCTGTGACTCTCAGCTGTTCTGTTCACACTGGCCACTGTGCAGCAGAACACGTTAGTGTCATGTGGCTGAAAACCTCAGATCATTCTGCTCCAGAAATGATTTACTCCTCTGGAAATAAGAATGACATCTGCCAGAGGATTGAGAGCGGAGAAACTACCTGTGTGTCCAACCTTCTCATGAGGAACCTCAGCTCTGATGATGCTGGAGCCTACTGCTGTGTTGTGACTTTGTGTGGACAGATACTGTTTGGAAATGGGACCAGGATTAATATTCACA ACACCAAGCCACCTGAACAGAGTCCAACCGTTATCGCACTGACGCTGTCAAACATCATTCTTGGGACTGTGACAGTCTTTCTTATATGGACACTTTGCAAGAGGAAAGATTCCACAG AGGCAACTGATGGATGTTCAGAAGGCAATCAG ACTAGTGATGCAGTTATCTATGAAGATTTGTGTTCTGTTCCCAGAAGCCTCCCAGCCAGTCAAACCTCAGTGAGATCCAGTGAAGActctgtagtttattctgacatCAAATACTGTCCGCAGAACTGA